Below is a window of Saccharomonospora viridis DSM 43017 DNA.
GACCGTGTTCCCCGATGCCGAACAGCATCAGCACCGCCGCCCGTCGGGCGTCATACGGGGGCGGGGTGACCCGGGTGAACGCGGTCGAATCCACCTTCGCGCTGGATTCGACCAGGGGACGCAACCACTCCGGCACCTCGCTGGGTGTCGTCAAGGGTCCACTCATCGCACACGCTCCACCGCGTTCCGGATCTCGTCCAGCGAGGTGAACAACCGGGGTTCGGTCACGAGCCGAGCCTCGCCGTCGACGACGAGGTATGAGGCGGGAAGGGCTTTCGGCGCTCGCAACGCTTCGCGCACCGGCCCGTTTCCGCCCTCCCCGTCGTGGACGGTGGGCAACCGGACTCCGAGCTCGGCCAGCAGTCCCAGTCCGTCCGCGGCCGAACTCTGCACCTGCACCGTCACCACCCGGACGGCGTCCGCCTGTGCGGCGTAGTCGGCCAGTAACGGCAGTTCCTCCCGACAGGGTTCACACCAGGTGGCCCAGAGGTTGACCAACGTCGGGCCCTTCCCCAGCGTGTCGGCGAAGTCGACGCGGGAGTCGTCGCCGAGGCAGTACGTCTCCACTCCGGACAACGCCTCACCACCCGCCTCGTCCCCGCCTTCCTCGGGCACGCACGATTCCAACGCCGCCTGCTGCCTGACCGATGCCAGATCGGCACCGTCCTGTCCCGGCACGTTCTCCGCGCGGGGCAGCAGCGCGACGATCAACGCGAGTGCGAGCGCACCCGCGGCGAGCGCCCACTTCGTCGCCGTCGTCAAGAGTTCGTCACCAGCTCCAGCAGATGATCACGTTCGGGGCCCTTGACGAGCTTCGCCGCAAGGTCGAACTCCGTCGGCCCGATGCCGTAGGAGGGGCAGTCCTTCGCCAGTGGACAGGCGCCGCACGCCGGCTTCCGAGCATGGCATATCCGACGGCCGTGGAAGATCACGCGGTGTGACAGCATCGTCCACTCTTTGCGGGGGAACAGCTCCCCGACCTCGTGCTCGATCTTCACCGGATCATCGCTGTCGGTCCACAGCCAGCGCCGTGTCAGCCTGCTGAAGTGGGTATCGACGGTGATACCGGGAACTCCGAAGGCTTCCCCGAGCACCACGTTAGCGGTCTTGCGACCGACGCCGGGAAGCCGCACGAGCTCCTCCAGCGTTCCCGGGACCTCCCCGCCGTGTCGTTCGACCAGGGCGGCACCGAGTCGTATCAGGGACGACGCCTTGTTGCGGAAGAATCCCGCCGGACGGATCAGTTCCTCCAACTCGGCGCGATCGGCCGCCGCGTAGTCGGCCGCGCTCGGGTAGCGGGCGAACAGCGCGGGTGTGACCTGGTTGACCCGCTCGTCCGTACACTGGGCCGAGAGGATGACGGCCACCAGCAATTCCAGCGGTGTCGAGAAGTTCAGCTCGCAGTGGGCGTTTGGATAGGCCACATCGAGGCAACGCTTCATACGCCGCGCGCGTCTGACCAACGACAACCGGCTCTGCTCAGCGAATGCGCGCCCCTGTCGAGGGGCGTGACCGACGGTTGACGACA
It encodes the following:
- the nth gene encoding endonuclease III; this encodes MSSTVGHAPRQGRAFAEQSRLSLVRRARRMKRCLDVAYPNAHCELNFSTPLELLVAVILSAQCTDERVNQVTPALFARYPSAADYAAADRAELEELIRPAGFFRNKASSLIRLGAALVERHGGEVPGTLEELVRLPGVGRKTANVVLGEAFGVPGITVDTHFSRLTRRWLWTDSDDPVKIEHEVGELFPRKEWTMLSHRVIFHGRRICHARKPACGACPLAKDCPSYGIGPTEFDLAAKLVKGPERDHLLELVTNS
- a CDS encoding TlpA family protein disulfide reductase; the encoded protein is MTTATKWALAAGALALALIVALLPRAENVPGQDGADLASVRQQAALESCVPEEGGDEAGGEALSGVETYCLGDDSRVDFADTLGKGPTLVNLWATWCEPCREELPLLADYAAQADAVRVVTVQVQSSAADGLGLLAELGVRLPTVHDGEGGNGPVREALRAPKALPASYLVVDGEARLVTEPRLFTSLDEIRNAVERVR